One segment of Streptomyces sp. NBC_00576 DNA contains the following:
- a CDS encoding TetR/AcrR family transcriptional regulator, with translation MTAISKTVGRGGRRGDPQRLTPAGARILETASRLFYDQGIRAVGVEAIAEEAGVTKKTLYDCFGSKDDLIVAYLRARDALWRSTLETYVSDHGGAPQERLLATFGALHAWLRERNPRGCAFVNAHVELPESHPGQEVAREQKVWLLSYMEVLAAEAGARRPEALAEELLILHEGACIANSMRSVDEAAVRAQESAAVLIAHAVDR, from the coding sequence GTGACTGCTATCAGCAAGACTGTCGGCCGGGGCGGGAGGCGCGGAGATCCGCAGCGCCTCACTCCGGCCGGGGCGAGGATCCTCGAGACGGCCTCGCGGCTCTTCTACGACCAGGGGATCCGCGCCGTCGGCGTGGAGGCGATCGCCGAAGAGGCCGGCGTCACCAAGAAGACGCTCTACGACTGCTTCGGCTCGAAGGACGATCTGATCGTCGCCTACCTGCGCGCGCGTGACGCCCTGTGGCGCTCGACCTTGGAGACATACGTCAGCGACCACGGCGGGGCGCCCCAGGAGCGGCTTCTGGCCACCTTCGGGGCGCTGCACGCCTGGCTGCGCGAGCGCAACCCGCGAGGGTGCGCCTTCGTCAACGCACACGTCGAACTGCCCGAGAGTCACCCGGGTCAGGAAGTCGCCCGTGAGCAGAAGGTGTGGCTGCTGTCCTACATGGAGGTCCTCGCGGCGGAAGCCGGTGCCAGGCGTCCCGAGGCGCTTGCCGAGGAGTTGCTGATCCTGCATGAAGGGGCGTGCATCGCCAACTCCATGCGTTCCGTCGACGAGGCGGCCGTCCGGGCCCAGGAGTCTGCCGCGGTGTTGATCGCGCACGCTGTGGATCGATGA
- the mtnC gene encoding acireductone synthase → MWAEGYAKGELTAHVYPDTVEALDIWRSGGAAVHIYFSGSVQAQQLWFAHTPYGDLRSRLTYYFDTANAGPKEAVDSYRTIAAALSLPPHGILFASDSPTELDAARLAGWKTALVLRPEEPPRPAPAGRGHARRHPDLLSLAREQAP, encoded by the coding sequence ATCTGGGCGGAGGGCTACGCGAAGGGCGAGCTGACGGCTCATGTCTACCCCGACACCGTCGAGGCACTGGACATCTGGCGGAGCGGGGGAGCGGCGGTCCACATCTACTTCTCCGGATCGGTCCAGGCCCAGCAGCTGTGGTTCGCGCACACGCCGTACGGAGATCTCCGCAGCCGGCTCACGTACTACTTCGACACCGCCAACGCGGGTCCGAAGGAGGCGGTCGATTCCTACCGGACCATCGCCGCCGCGCTGTCTCTGCCACCGCACGGCATCCTGTTCGCCTCCGACTCGCCCACCGAACTGGACGCGGCACGGCTGGCAGGCTGGAAGACGGCGCTGGTCCTCCGGCCGGAGGAACCACCTCGGCCCGCCCCGGCCGGGCGTGGCCACGCACGCCGCCACCCGGATCTGTTGTCCCTCGCACGGGAGCAGGCACCATGA
- a CDS encoding protein kinase domain-containing protein produces the protein MGEVFLAKDDRQQTVAVKVIRPELASGRAFRTRFRREVDAARAVSGTYTASVVDADPDGPVPWLATTHILGPTLAEAVEAYGPLPPRSVLALGAGLAEALIAVHSAGLVHRDLKPSNVLLSAEGPRVIDFGIVRATDGYELTLSGVLLGSPRYMCPEHATGNPMGPAGDVFCLGSVLAYAATGQAPFDGASAATLLYQVVHGTPDLSGVHAPLDTIIGSCLEKSPDARPSPDRVSAACAPGGVDAVDWDGWLPEPVLASIRGQAAALMDLDLGLEEQANVVGRERASAVLTGAPAPGGLRVDPRLAAVQRLVTERRQSSPHQVVFPEEPKPGPAHEQPPVQPPAQSPERGTHRARRPAQPSLSRRGVLTVAALALGTGVTALLHGSKDGSGSVATPAGPAPEPLWTYRSAPLLQAPAVFYNDTALLKTQSGTMFCLGLTDGARPRWTYRGISQSPTPPLIVSDVVVALGTGATVLGVDPITGAERYSLDFGADFRFDTLLGGAIGTVTIVGLRFDRQDRPDGSRGPATSTNVVLGTNLKARLAQVIPISPQDIGLDLKPFIDAERFVYMDGLHRLTARGGDGRNGGVLWSHPMASAAETRSAPVVLDGTVFAADNELIAVDLETGALRWRVREDKGGFASVAVADGTVYCTTSNPHGVEAFDAATGSRRWFCETPRLDLENPLVAGADAVFVTAEANKDGFYAIDARQGELLWNFTDGRDTGINDWQLSCDTAAGTDHPLIAQHFDKVYALPMPRN, from the coding sequence ATGGGCGAGGTCTTTCTCGCCAAGGACGACCGACAACAGACAGTGGCCGTGAAGGTCATCCGTCCGGAGCTGGCCTCCGGCCGGGCCTTCCGTACCCGGTTCCGCCGTGAGGTGGACGCCGCGCGGGCGGTGAGCGGCACCTACACGGCGTCCGTCGTGGACGCGGACCCGGACGGTCCCGTCCCCTGGCTGGCCACCACGCACATCCTCGGTCCGACGCTGGCCGAGGCGGTCGAGGCGTACGGGCCGCTGCCGCCGAGATCGGTACTGGCCCTCGGCGCCGGACTCGCCGAGGCGCTGATCGCCGTGCACTCCGCGGGGCTGGTGCACCGCGACCTCAAACCGTCCAACGTGCTGCTCTCCGCCGAGGGCCCGCGCGTCATCGACTTCGGCATCGTCCGTGCCACCGACGGCTACGAACTCACCCTGTCCGGCGTGCTGTTGGGCTCCCCGCGATACATGTGCCCCGAGCACGCCACAGGGAACCCGATGGGACCGGCCGGCGACGTGTTCTGTCTCGGCTCGGTCCTGGCCTACGCGGCCACCGGGCAGGCGCCCTTCGACGGCGCGTCGGCGGCCACCCTGCTGTACCAGGTGGTGCACGGCACACCCGACCTGTCGGGCGTCCACGCCCCCCTGGACACGATCATCGGGAGCTGCCTCGAAAAGTCCCCGGACGCCCGACCCAGCCCGGACCGGGTGTCGGCGGCGTGCGCGCCCGGCGGAGTCGACGCGGTGGACTGGGACGGCTGGCTGCCGGAACCGGTTCTCGCCTCGATAAGAGGACAGGCCGCCGCCCTCATGGACCTGGACCTCGGGCTCGAAGAGCAGGCAAACGTTGTCGGCCGGGAGCGGGCCAGTGCCGTCCTGACGGGCGCCCCCGCCCCCGGCGGCCTCCGCGTCGATCCGCGCCTGGCGGCCGTCCAGCGACTGGTCACGGAGCGCCGCCAGAGCAGCCCCCACCAGGTTGTCTTCCCCGAGGAACCGAAGCCCGGCCCGGCGCACGAGCAACCGCCCGTGCAGCCGCCTGCGCAGTCGCCCGAGCGGGGCACCCACCGGGCCCGGCGCCCCGCCCAGCCGAGCCTCTCCCGCCGAGGGGTCCTCACAGTCGCCGCGCTCGCTCTGGGTACCGGCGTCACCGCACTGCTCCACGGATCGAAGGACGGGTCGGGCAGCGTGGCGACGCCCGCCGGTCCGGCACCGGAACCGCTGTGGACGTACCGCAGCGCCCCGCTCCTCCAGGCACCGGCGGTGTTCTACAACGACACCGCCCTGCTGAAGACGCAGTCCGGCACCATGTTCTGCCTCGGTCTCACCGACGGCGCCCGCCCCCGGTGGACCTACCGGGGCATCAGCCAGTCGCCCACCCCGCCCCTGATCGTCTCGGACGTCGTCGTCGCCCTCGGCACCGGCGCGACCGTGCTGGGCGTCGACCCGATCACGGGCGCCGAGCGGTACTCGCTGGACTTCGGGGCGGACTTCCGGTTCGACACGCTGCTCGGCGGGGCCATCGGCACGGTCACCATCGTCGGACTGCGGTTCGACCGCCAGGACAGACCGGACGGGTCGCGGGGGCCTGCCACGTCCACGAACGTCGTCCTCGGTACGAATCTGAAGGCGCGCCTGGCCCAGGTCATCCCGATCAGCCCGCAGGACATCGGCCTCGACCTGAAGCCGTTCATCGATGCCGAACGCTTCGTCTACATGGACGGGCTGCACCGGCTGACGGCGCGTGGCGGCGACGGTCGCAACGGGGGTGTGCTGTGGAGCCATCCCATGGCGTCCGCAGCGGAAACCCGGTCGGCTCCGGTGGTGCTCGACGGGACCGTGTTCGCCGCCGACAATGAGCTCATCGCCGTGGACCTGGAGACCGGTGCGCTGCGCTGGCGGGTGCGGGAGGACAAGGGCGGCTTCGCCTCCGTCGCGGTGGCGGACGGCACGGTGTACTGCACGACGAGCAACCCGCACGGCGTCGAGGCGTTCGACGCGGCCACCGGCTCAAGGCGCTGGTTCTGCGAAACCCCCAGGCTGGACCTGGAGAACCCCCTGGTCGCGGGCGCCGACGCGGTGTTCGTCACGGCCGAGGCCAACAAGGACGGCTTCTACGCGATCGATGCCCGACAGGGCGAACTGCTGTGGAACTTCACCGACGGCCGGGACACCGGCATCAACGACTGGCAGCTCTCCTGCGACACCGCCGCGGGCACGGACCATCCGCTGATCGCCCAGCATTTCGACAAGGTGTACGCCCTCCCGATGCCCCGTAACTGA
- a CDS encoding sensor histidine kinase yields MRRPDKGDPVSAKGRLPLRKSLAGRLLTVSALVASCSVAATAWLAVQTTSVAIRQEQGQNLRSDAKIYDTLLGYAATHPDWAGVDTTVRELAGESGRRIVLTAEDRRPFVDSAASADSRSAGGSSTSAPLAPQPSAVVDPRAVDTELVPDAAGAGANRVDPRAVGPFRLPAKERDALRKASDRRVECLSQMGIAADIVESPGGRPRVQFVSDETEGGTDSVTDRDMATKCLSSYPVGPTATERKALSALNQLADACLKRQGRTAVKLNLDLSWDRSYGYGRDDAAPVAEDGLSDREAKALAAKKAEDAATAQREAASGGALDYAPGEIRDSAYDRAVANCVDSARREQLTGYVADPALLFIDGPGAAGVPGFDLSRANTARIAGVTALVLALTVGASVLAGARLVRPLHALTGAAQRMRDGLDATPVPVPVVSDNEIGRLTAAFNDMAAHRARLEEQRKVMVSDVAHELRTPLSNIRGWLEAAHDGLAVPDPAFVSSLLEEAVQLQHLINDLQDLGAADAGALRLHRKPVRIDELLGQVASAHQGLAETAGVTLTVLPAPPGTPRPPLLDADPVRLRQTVSNLLSNAVRHTPAGGTVTLRRYVTDAGDELAVEVSDTGSGIPAGDLPYVFDRFWRAEKSRNRSTGGSGLGLAIVLKLAEAHGGTVDVASTEGEGATFTLRLPARSSTDPDGMTTAL; encoded by the coding sequence ATGCGTCGTCCTGACAAGGGTGATCCGGTGAGTGCGAAGGGCCGACTGCCGCTCCGCAAGAGCCTGGCCGGGCGGCTGTTGACCGTGTCGGCGCTGGTGGCCTCCTGCTCGGTCGCCGCGACCGCCTGGCTGGCCGTGCAGACGACCTCCGTCGCGATCCGCCAGGAGCAAGGACAGAACCTCAGGTCCGACGCGAAGATCTACGACACCCTCCTCGGATACGCGGCCACCCACCCCGACTGGGCGGGCGTCGACACCACCGTGCGAGAGCTGGCCGGTGAGTCCGGGCGCCGGATCGTGCTGACCGCGGAGGACCGACGCCCGTTCGTGGACTCGGCGGCCTCGGCCGACTCGCGCTCTGCGGGCGGCAGTTCCACGTCGGCTCCGCTCGCACCGCAGCCCTCGGCGGTCGTGGACCCCCGCGCCGTCGACACCGAGCTCGTGCCCGACGCCGCCGGGGCCGGCGCCAACCGCGTCGATCCACGGGCCGTGGGGCCCTTCCGGCTGCCCGCGAAGGAACGCGACGCACTGCGGAAGGCCTCCGACCGGAGGGTGGAGTGCCTCAGTCAGATGGGTATCGCTGCCGACATCGTCGAGAGCCCGGGCGGACGGCCCCGCGTCCAGTTCGTGAGCGACGAGACCGAGGGCGGGACCGACAGCGTGACCGACCGTGACATGGCAACGAAGTGTCTGTCGTCCTACCCGGTCGGTCCCACCGCGACCGAGCGGAAGGCCCTGAGCGCCCTCAACCAACTGGCCGACGCCTGCCTGAAACGACAGGGCCGCACCGCCGTGAAACTGAACCTGGACCTGTCCTGGGACCGGAGTTACGGGTACGGACGGGACGACGCGGCCCCCGTCGCCGAGGACGGCCTCAGCGATCGGGAGGCGAAGGCCCTGGCCGCCAAGAAGGCGGAGGACGCCGCGACGGCCCAACGCGAGGCGGCATCCGGCGGCGCACTCGACTACGCCCCCGGCGAGATCCGCGACAGCGCGTACGACCGGGCCGTGGCCAACTGTGTCGACAGCGCCCGCCGGGAACAGCTCACGGGCTATGTCGCCGATCCCGCACTGCTGTTCATCGACGGCCCAGGAGCCGCCGGCGTGCCCGGCTTCGACCTCTCCCGGGCCAACACCGCACGCATCGCCGGCGTCACCGCCCTCGTCCTCGCCCTCACCGTCGGCGCCTCGGTACTCGCGGGAGCCAGGCTCGTACGCCCGCTGCACGCGCTCACCGGCGCCGCTCAGCGCATGCGGGACGGCCTGGACGCGACTCCGGTGCCCGTGCCCGTCGTCTCGGACAACGAGATCGGGCGGCTGACGGCGGCCTTCAACGACATGGCCGCGCACCGGGCCCGCCTGGAGGAGCAGCGCAAGGTGATGGTCAGCGATGTCGCCCATGAGCTGCGGACACCGCTGAGCAACATCCGGGGCTGGCTGGAGGCGGCCCACGACGGACTGGCCGTGCCGGACCCGGCGTTCGTCTCCTCGCTCCTGGAGGAGGCGGTGCAGCTCCAGCACCTCATCAACGACCTCCAGGACCTCGGCGCCGCCGACGCGGGCGCCCTGCGGCTGCACCGGAAGCCGGTACGGATCGACGAACTGCTCGGCCAGGTCGCCTCCGCACACCAGGGGTTGGCCGAGACGGCGGGCGTCACCCTCACCGTCCTGCCGGCCCCGCCTGGTACCCCTCGCCCACCGCTCCTCGACGCCGACCCCGTACGGCTGCGCCAGACCGTCAGCAACCTGCTCTCCAACGCGGTACGCCACACCCCGGCCGGTGGCACGGTGACCCTGCGCCGGTACGTCACCGACGCCGGGGACGAGCTCGCCGTCGAGGTGTCCGACACCGGCAGCGGCATCCCGGCGGGCGATCTCCCGTACGTGTTCGACCGGTTCTGGCGGGCGGAGAAGTCCCGCAACCGCAGCACCGGCGGCAGCGGCCTCGGCCTGGCGATCGTCCTCAAGCTCGCCGAGGCCCACGGCGGCACGGTGGACGTGGCGAGCACCGAGGGGGAGGGGGCCACCTTCACCCTGCGGTTGCCGGCGAGGTCCTCCACCGACCCTGATGGGATGACGACAGCGCTCTGA
- a CDS encoding class F sortase, whose product MPTAPRPALCRGRLAVALLATVTLFVLITVLTGCSSTPDPTVQAVPSAVGTASPGAPESEQPAAPNAPAAPVAPAEVAIPSVGITSSLMDLGLNTDGTVEVPPAEKGMTAGWYTGGAVPGEVGAAVIIGHNDTRFGKAVFHDLKKITKGADITVTDVTGEAVHFTVTATESVGKNAFPTEKVYGPTQDRALRLITCDGDFDAQGHPVNNLIVYATRS is encoded by the coding sequence TTGCCCACTGCACCCCGTCCGGCCCTCTGCCGGGGCCGCCTCGCCGTCGCCCTGCTCGCGACCGTCACCCTGTTCGTCCTCATCACCGTGCTCACCGGCTGCTCGTCCACCCCGGACCCGACGGTCCAGGCGGTCCCCAGCGCCGTCGGCACCGCCTCGCCCGGCGCCCCGGAGTCCGAGCAGCCCGCGGCCCCGAACGCTCCGGCGGCTCCGGTGGCGCCTGCCGAGGTCGCCATCCCTTCCGTGGGGATCACCAGTTCGCTGATGGACCTGGGCCTCAACACGGACGGGACGGTCGAGGTCCCGCCGGCCGAGAAGGGGATGACCGCCGGCTGGTACACGGGCGGTGCCGTGCCCGGTGAGGTCGGCGCGGCCGTCATCATCGGCCACAACGACACCCGCTTCGGCAAGGCCGTCTTCCACGACCTCAAGAAGATCACCAAGGGTGCGGACATCACCGTCACCGATGTGACGGGCGAAGCCGTCCACTTCACCGTCACGGCCACGGAGAGTGTCGGCAAGAACGCCTTCCCCACGGAGAAGGTCTACGGCCCGACCCAGGACCGTGCCCTGCGGCTGATCACGTGCGACGGCGACTTCGACGCCCAGGGTCATCCGGTGAACAACCTGATCGTGTACGCGACGCGGAGCTGA
- a CDS encoding transglycosylase SLT domain-containing protein produces MFVSRIARSIATPKKALTTAAVAAATAGMVLAAAPADAATTASASDARAIAHKLIPNDAQFNAFSKIVEHESGWNVNAMNASSGAYGLVQALPGSKMASAGSDWKSNASTQIKWGLKYMNERYGSPVGAWNFWQAHNWY; encoded by the coding sequence GTGTTCGTCTCCCGTATCGCTCGTTCCATCGCCACCCCGAAGAAGGCCCTCACCACCGCCGCCGTGGCCGCCGCCACCGCCGGCATGGTCCTGGCCGCGGCTCCCGCCGACGCGGCGACCACCGCTTCCGCGTCCGACGCCAGGGCGATCGCGCACAAGCTGATCCCGAACGACGCGCAGTTCAACGCCTTCAGCAAGATCGTCGAGCACGAGAGCGGCTGGAACGTCAACGCCATGAACGCCTCCTCCGGCGCGTACGGCCTGGTCCAGGCCCTCCCCGGCTCGAAGATGGCCTCGGCCGGCTCCGACTGGAAGAGCAACGCCTCCACCCAGATCAAGTGGGGCCTGAAGTACATGAACGAGCGCTACGGCAGCCCGGTCGGGGCCTGGAACTTCTGGCAGGCCCACAACTGGTACTGA
- a CDS encoding DMT family transporter → MSGLRGALRGEPVLAALFVVMWSSGFIGAGLGTAVASAVTILMWRFIAVAAILLLLQFVIRRHRMGPAELAVQVLLGLFSQSVYLFSMFGAVQLGVTSGIVSLIDALQPVCASVLAGLLLSEHASVRQWWGLGVGLVGVAVVISGDLGLRPDVPAWAYLIPFIGMVALTVATLIERKAKPRAPLMDSLAVQCAASAIFFTLVGLGTGQAAMPTAGQAWLAIAWLIGLSTLGGYGLYWIILKSHGVTYVSSLIYLTAPATLIWGFFMFGDAISLVSGLGIAVCLGGVALVHSERVQARTVTEPATAPLAETVKSDDTRRQAKA, encoded by the coding sequence ATGAGCGGACTTCGCGGCGCCCTGCGGGGTGAGCCGGTCCTAGCCGCACTCTTCGTCGTCATGTGGAGTTCCGGCTTCATCGGCGCCGGTCTCGGCACGGCCGTGGCCAGTGCCGTCACCATCCTGATGTGGCGGTTCATAGCGGTCGCGGCCATCCTGCTGCTGCTCCAGTTCGTCATCAGACGACACCGGATGGGACCGGCCGAACTGGCCGTCCAGGTTCTGCTCGGGCTGTTCTCGCAGAGCGTGTACCTCTTCAGCATGTTCGGGGCCGTGCAACTCGGCGTGACCAGCGGCATCGTGTCGCTGATCGACGCGCTCCAGCCTGTGTGCGCGAGCGTCCTGGCAGGGCTGCTGCTCAGCGAACACGCCTCGGTCAGGCAGTGGTGGGGCCTGGGTGTGGGTCTCGTCGGCGTCGCTGTCGTGATCAGCGGTGACCTCGGCCTGCGTCCGGATGTGCCGGCCTGGGCGTACCTCATCCCCTTCATCGGCATGGTGGCGCTGACCGTGGCCACCCTCATCGAACGCAAGGCCAAGCCGCGAGCCCCCCTGATGGACTCACTGGCCGTCCAGTGTGCCGCGAGTGCGATCTTCTTCACCCTGGTCGGACTGGGCACAGGACAGGCCGCCATGCCCACGGCCGGGCAGGCGTGGCTGGCCATCGCCTGGCTGATCGGCCTGTCGACCCTGGGCGGCTACGGCCTGTACTGGATCATCCTGAAGAGCCATGGAGTCACCTACGTGAGCTCCCTTATCTACCTGACCGCACCAGCCACGCTGATCTGGGGCTTCTTCATGTTCGGCGACGCCATAAGTCTGGTGAGCGGCCTCGGCATCGCCGTGTGCCTCGGCGGTGTGGCGTTGGTGCACTCGGAGCGGGTTCAGGCGCGAACGGTCACCGAACCGGCCACGGCGCCTTTGGCCGAGACCGTGAAGAGCGATGACACAAGGCGCCAAGCCAAGGCGTGA
- a CDS encoding YoaK family protein — protein MSAEATEPAQQPPPSSSHDPESRGLRLVAVLLVLTVVSGLIDAVSYLGLGHVFTANMTGNVVVLGFAAAGAPGFSVPHTLVSLGSFVVGAVAGGRLAVRLGGGSRRRWARITLAVEAVFLGASTVVAFAAPDATATVYALIAVTAFAMGLRNATVRRLGVPDLTTTVLTMTLTGLAADSRAAGGTGVHSPRRSASVAAMALGALLGAWLVVHHGLGIPLLVGAVAVAVLAVSASGRE, from the coding sequence ATGAGCGCAGAGGCAACCGAGCCGGCCCAGCAGCCGCCGCCGTCGTCGTCGCACGATCCCGAATCGCGCGGGCTGCGGCTCGTGGCCGTTCTGCTGGTGCTGACAGTGGTCAGCGGGCTGATCGACGCCGTCAGTTATCTCGGGCTCGGCCATGTCTTCACCGCCAACATGACCGGCAACGTCGTCGTGCTCGGCTTCGCCGCCGCCGGGGCACCCGGCTTCTCCGTACCGCACACCCTGGTGTCGCTGGGTTCGTTCGTGGTGGGCGCGGTGGCCGGCGGGCGGCTCGCGGTGCGGCTGGGCGGCGGTTCGCGCCGGAGGTGGGCCCGGATCACCCTCGCCGTCGAGGCGGTGTTCCTGGGCGCGTCCACGGTGGTCGCCTTCGCGGCGCCGGACGCGACGGCCACCGTCTACGCGCTGATCGCGGTCACCGCCTTCGCGATGGGCCTGCGCAACGCGACCGTACGCAGACTGGGCGTCCCCGACCTGACGACCACCGTCCTGACGATGACCCTCACCGGTCTCGCCGCCGACTCCCGCGCGGCCGGCGGTACGGGCGTCCACTCCCCGCGCCGCTCGGCGTCGGTGGCGGCGATGGCACTGGGCGCGCTGCTCGGCGCGTGGCTGGTGGTCCATCACGGCCTGGGCATCCCGCTCCTCGTCGGCGCCGTGGCGGTGGCGGTGTTGGCGGTGAGCGCGTCGGGCCGGGAGTGA
- a CDS encoding sortase-dependent protein: MSRRLTLRPLSTLRIAVLTGVAAGALLVPATAAFATDPTPTPGASDATPADKEALAKKKAEDARTLKEAEARKAAEAQKAGGKDFPRGGVAAGEAPAQDDNTGTLIGSATGALLLAGAGTYVLRRRTTARRDS; this comes from the coding sequence ATGTCCCGCCGTCTCACCCTGCGTCCGCTGAGCACTCTTCGCATCGCCGTCCTGACCGGCGTCGCGGCCGGCGCGCTGCTCGTCCCGGCCACCGCGGCCTTCGCCACCGACCCGACTCCGACGCCGGGCGCGTCCGACGCGACCCCGGCCGACAAGGAGGCCCTGGCGAAGAAGAAGGCCGAGGACGCCAGGACGCTCAAGGAGGCCGAGGCCCGGAAGGCCGCCGAAGCCCAGAAGGCCGGAGGCAAGGACTTCCCGCGGGGCGGTGTCGCCGCGGGCGAGGCCCCCGCCCAGGACGACAACACCGGCACGCTCATCGGTTCGGCCACGGGCGCGCTGCTCCTCGCGGGCGCCGGCACCTACGTACTGCGCCGCCGCACCACCGCCCGCCGCGACAGCTGA
- a CDS encoding MBL fold metallo-hydrolase, translating into MTQVSTQVTDHGGGVRSLRVPIPNNPLGYTLVYVVDTDSGPVLIDTGWDDPLSWDTLAEGLLACGTAVGEIHGMVITHHHPDHHGLSGQVREVSGAWIAMHEADISLVRRTRDNRAERWFTYMTAKLAAAGAPDDHLATLGAIPLGSLPGFSPALPDREIVPGELLDLPGRRLRAIWTPGHTPGHVCLHLEEAHPAQLPGNGRLFSGDHLLPGITPHIGLYEDPDDTTIADPLGDYLDSLERIGRLAPAEVLPAHRHAFPDATVRVQELLDHHDERLAGLRALLTTPLTPWELAVRMEWNRPWAEIPPGSRNIAVSEAEAHVRRLVKLGQAEAVTGSEPVTYVAV; encoded by the coding sequence ATGACACAGGTGTCGACGCAGGTGACCGATCACGGCGGGGGCGTACGGTCTCTCCGGGTCCCCATTCCGAACAACCCCCTCGGGTACACCCTGGTGTATGTCGTCGACACCGACAGCGGACCGGTGCTCATCGACACGGGCTGGGACGACCCGCTGTCCTGGGACACGCTCGCCGAGGGCCTGTTGGCGTGCGGCACGGCAGTCGGCGAGATCCACGGCATGGTGATCACCCACCACCACCCTGACCACCACGGCCTGTCGGGCCAGGTCCGCGAGGTGTCGGGCGCGTGGATCGCGATGCACGAGGCCGACATCTCCCTGGTACGGCGGACACGCGACAACCGTGCCGAGCGCTGGTTCACCTACATGACCGCGAAACTGGCGGCGGCCGGAGCGCCCGACGACCACCTGGCGACCCTGGGCGCGATCCCCCTCGGCTCCCTGCCCGGTTTCTCGCCGGCGCTGCCCGACCGCGAGATCGTCCCCGGCGAACTCCTCGACCTCCCCGGCCGCCGTCTGCGCGCGATCTGGACGCCTGGCCACACCCCGGGCCACGTCTGCCTCCACCTGGAGGAGGCCCACCCGGCCCAACTCCCGGGCAACGGCCGCCTGTTCTCCGGCGACCACCTGCTCCCCGGGATCACCCCGCACATCGGCCTGTACGAGGATCCGGACGACACGACCATCGCCGACCCCCTCGGCGACTACCTCGACTCCCTGGAGCGCATCGGCCGCCTGGCCCCGGCGGAGGTGCTCCCGGCCCACCGCCACGCCTTCCCCGACGCGACCGTCCGCGTACAGGAGCTCCTCGACCACCACGACGAACGCCTCGCCGGCCTCCGCGCCCTCCTCACCACTCCCCTCACCCCCTGGGAACTGGCGGTACGCATGGAGTGGAACCGCCCCTGGGCCGAAATCCCCCCGGGATCACGGAACATCGCGGTCTCGGAGGCCGAGGCCCACGTCCGCCGACTGGTCAAACTGGGCCAGGCGGAGGCGGTGACCGGCAGCGAGCCGGTGACGTACGTGGCGGTGTGA